Proteins encoded by one window of Candidatus Paceibacterota bacterium:
- a CDS encoding LamG domain-containing protein, with protein sequence MKINFKNKIKLITNCFLFLIFITSPVAVSAAATVQASLQPSFEANLTNSIILQTGRGNPVFSRASTAYVQDWENLFRQAKSGEVRFEGARRVENLLSSTEDFSTSWTPVSLTVTANQTTSPIGTNTADLFTTSGVGGQRVVQNAGAVNGTAVTYSVWIKGGTATNAKLLIYDTSAGATRIGQQVTLSTSWQRFSVTATNLVSGNNHYFYIYIDENVANGAGATAYVWGAQAENVTGQSNQNPSDYVSKGVLSSPYHGANVDGVKYFDRQNGNTVLSNVVTANTGAKISTNTLRGYLAEGARTNLALYSEQFDNAAWSNNAEGLTVSVDNVVAPNGTMTAEKLVETADTTLHRRGQSIASSAGTLRRFSVYVKSAGRTKARGWSWAGGDTGQQTFNLSTVTATGNLNPTIQSVGNGWYRCSFDIPSSHSTSVVFGPVDDTHVSTDAYLGDGSSGIYVWGAQIESAPFESSYIPTTSASVARSGDLLAYPTSGNIGERAFSLYLEMNRKNNNGDSYPSKSPIQIGSYASNSMINFGGYSGTNLSLLVDFGTVWDVASNPFSITYNTPTKIALRLANNLTTFSSFKNGAKSADAVSGNAKTLNWAGSPSYIYIANSGTVDANQSINVKNVKIWPRALTDAQLTGMTKNTEYFSLQSIAPKTTIKTPPKSGLVGYWNFNDGAGAKAGDISGNGNTATLVGSPSWITGKLGKALNFNGSTNYATAGSSSSLNLSDTITISVWVKSPDWHPTASWRAIVDKSSYGIYVWPSSNILRFQLVLATTGIVTVDSGVLNTNQWYHVVGTYDKNAGANNFKIYVNGVLHDSSTQSNSIVAGNALNIGLYSGSYFNGIMDDLRIYNRALSVAEIQQLYKQNATQVNTSQNNFLTNGLVGLWSFNGKDVNWGTNKALDRSGNGNDGTLVGMSTSSSPVVGKIGQGLNLNGDSYVSISGSPANGSASVFAWVNPYFLGTCPGSSPNTCEIAMIAGNFLFEIGNGTVNIYGYLFNTPQWVSISNAGIKINTWMHLGFTYDQTTLRVYLDGVQIGTANVPGVMGSGGGFSIGGANNFRLFKGKIDDVRDYNRALSATEVKQLYNSGR encoded by the coding sequence ATGAAAATAAATTTTAAAAATAAAATAAAATTAATTACTAATTGTTTTTTGTTTTTAATTTTTATTACCTCACCCGTCGCTGTGTCTGCTGCCGCGACAGTTCAAGCTTCTCTTCAACCAAGTTTTGAGGCTAATCTAACGAATTCTATAATTCTTCAGACAGGTAGAGGAAATCCAGTATTTTCAAGAGCTTCCACGGCGTATGTGCAAGATTGGGAAAATTTGTTTAGGCAAGCGAAAAGCGGGGAAGTGCGTTTTGAGGGAGCGAGAAGAGTTGAAAATTTACTATCTTCTACGGAAGATTTTAGTACTTCCTGGACTCCTGTATCGCTCACTGTTACCGCAAATCAAACAACATCTCCTATTGGAACAAATACCGCAGATTTATTTACTACATCCGGGGTTGGTGGACAGCGCGTTGTGCAGAATGCTGGTGCTGTTAATGGCACAGCAGTAACATATAGCGTGTGGATTAAAGGGGGAACTGCGACAAACGCGAAGCTTCTTATCTATGATACCAGCGCTGGCGCCACCCGCATTGGTCAGCAAGTGACACTGTCCACGTCGTGGCAACGTTTTTCTGTAACAGCTACGAACCTGGTTTCTGGTAATAATCATTATTTTTATATCTATATTGATGAGAATGTAGCTAATGGTGCCGGTGCCACGGCGTATGTGTGGGGAGCTCAAGCCGAAAATGTTACTGGGCAATCAAACCAAAATCCGTCCGATTATGTTTCTAAAGGAGTGCTTTCCTCGCCATACCATGGAGCAAATGTTGATGGCGTGAAATATTTTGATAGACAAAATGGAAATACAGTTTTGTCTAATGTTGTGACCGCTAATACTGGTGCAAAAATTTCTACAAATACTTTGCGTGGTTATTTAGCAGAAGGTGCGCGAACAAATTTAGCTTTGTATTCTGAACAGTTTGATAACGCGGCGTGGAGTAATAACGCTGAAGGGTTAACAGTTTCTGTAGACAATGTTGTTGCGCCAAATGGAACAATGACGGCAGAAAAATTAGTAGAAACAGCAGACACAACACTACATCGTCGCGGGCAAAGTATTGCTTCGTCGGCTGGGACTTTGCGTCGTTTTTCCGTGTATGTGAAATCTGCTGGTAGGACGAAGGCACGCGGTTGGTCTTGGGCCGGAGGCGATACTGGACAACAAACATTTAATCTTTCAACTGTTACTGCGACAGGAAATTTAAATCCAACAATACAAAGTGTTGGTAATGGTTGGTATAGATGTAGTTTTGATATTCCTTCTTCTCACAGTACTTCAGTTGTTTTTGGTCCTGTTGATGATACTCACGTAAGCACCGACGCATATTTAGGCGATGGTTCTTCTGGAATTTATGTATGGGGTGCTCAAATTGAATCTGCTCCATTTGAATCATCTTATATTCCAACGACGTCAGCTTCAGTAGCTAGGTCGGGAGACTTACTTGCATATCCTACGTCTGGAAATATAGGAGAACGAGCGTTTTCTCTTTATTTAGAAATGAATAGAAAAAATAACAATGGGGATTCTTACCCAAGCAAGTCGCCGATTCAAATTGGTTCATATGCTAGCAATTCAATGATAAATTTTGGTGGATATAGCGGAACAAACCTCTCGCTTCTTGTTGATTTTGGGACAGTTTGGGATGTGGCATCAAACCCATTTTCAATTACATACAATACTCCAACAAAAATTGCGTTGCGTCTGGCGAATAATCTTACAACATTTTCTTCTTTTAAAAATGGGGCAAAGAGTGCCGATGCTGTTTCCGGAAATGCTAAAACTTTAAATTGGGCTGGTTCTCCATCTTATATTTATATTGCCAATTCCGGCACAGTAGACGCTAATCAAAGTATTAATGTTAAAAATGTAAAAATATGGCCTAGGGCTTTGACCGACGCACAGCTTACTGGTATGACAAAAAATACAGAATATTTTTCTCTACAATCAATCGCACCGAAGACGACAATAAAAACACCACCTAAATCAGGTCTCGTCGGCTACTGGAATTTCAATGATGGGGCTGGAGCTAAAGCGGGAGATATTTCTGGTAATGGAAATACCGCGACACTTGTAGGAAGCCCTTCGTGGATAACAGGAAAATTAGGAAAGGCGCTAAATTTTAATGGGTCCACTAATTATGCAACAGCAGGATCTAGTTCAAGTTTAAATCTTAGCGACACAATTACTATTTCTGTTTGGGTAAAATCTCCCGATTGGCACCCAACAGCTTCTTGGCGTGCAATCGTGGATAAAAGTTCATATGGGATTTATGTTTGGCCAAGCTCCAATATTTTGAGATTTCAACTTGTTTTAGCCACGACAGGAATTGTTACTGTGGACTCAGGTGTACTTAACACAAATCAGTGGTATCACGTTGTTGGAACTTATGATAAAAATGCTGGGGCAAACAACTTTAAAATTTACGTTAATGGTGTATTACACGACAGCTCTACTCAAAGCAATTCAATAGTGGCTGGCAACGCACTTAATATTGGGCTTTATTCTGGTAGCTATTTTAACGGAATAATGGATGATTTGCGTATCTATAACCGTGCACTTTCTGTAGCTGAAATCCAACAACTGTATAAACAAAATGCAACGCAAGTAAACACGTCTCAAAATAATTTTTTAACAAACGGTCTTGTTGGACTTTGGTCTTTTAATGGCAAAGATGTGAATTGGGGCACCAATAAAGCACTTGATAGGAGTGGAAATGGAAATGATGGAACACTTGTCGGGATGAGCACTAGTTCTTCTCCTGTCGTTGGGAAGATTGGACAAGGGCTTAATTTAAACGGTGATAGCTACGTCTCGATCAGCGGATCTCCTGCAAACGGTTCAGCCAGCGTTTTCGCTTGGGTCAACCCGTATTTTCTAGGGACGTGTCCTGGGTCGTCTCCGAACACGTGTGAGATAGCAATGATTGCTGGGAATTTCTTATTCGAGATTGGTAACGGCACAGTGAACATCTATGGATATTTATTTAATACTCCACAATGGGTGAGCATCTCAAATGCGGGGATTAAAATAAATACATGGATGCACCTCGGCTTTACATATGACCAAACTACACTCCGGGTGTACTTGGATGGTGTACAAATCGGCACCGCAAACGTGCCTGGCGTTATGGGCTCTGGCGGGGGCTTTAGTATTGGCGGTGCTAACAATTTCAGATTGTTTAAAGGGAAGATTGATGACGTTCGTGATTACAATCGGGCTCTTTCAGCGACAGAAGTAAAACAATTGTATAATTCAGGACGTTAG
- a CDS encoding LamG domain-containing protein encodes MKNTYTQKNINQNFGGEASKILVACLVLFFISVPLVTFSASIKNVGKSGLVGYWNFNDGVGTKTGDISGNGNTGTVSNATWTQGRFGKALYFGGVNSSVSVPNKPIFDITSSITLSAWYKKDVGSGTNKWLVHKATVNTSYSMFIEGGLKMRIEHPAMQDCATTEPSEGVWHHAVSTYDGTNMRVYVDGVLKQTCAATGSINISGGGIEIGSFSSTGYPFKGVIDEVRIYNRALSASEISDLYKAGGAVLIKSAVSGKSGLVGYWPMNEGTGTQMGDSSGNKNNGSLVNSFTWATGKLGNALNFNGTNNYVSVPSIDSSGTNVVSVSWWMYKSSFHNSISIVAETSPNFNVSTTGWVIGPDDNTGYFAVGLRGNVGYSIPYYNRPSAGVWHHYVAILDKSKATNEVSFYIDGVLQTPATYAVHNNNNTNNFGNDAFYMGMRGGVQYPFAGKLDDFRIYNRALAVSEILDLYKSGGQSILNASRNNVLTRGLVGLWSFDGKDMNWRTNKALDRSGNGNDGTLVGMSTTSSPVIGKIGQGMKFNGNGQYITTAPISLPKFTVAAWVNPSGNQTGYSAVVSDQYPSYVNYVIAFTSGTTNVYGGIYNAGWYQTGASTLPINKWTHVSITFDNNILTLYINGASTTSVYAPITPQSSGTGINIGKRWDLPDYFSGLIDDVRIYNRALSATELKQLYNMGR; translated from the coding sequence ATGAAAAACACTTATACACAAAAAAACATAAACCAGAATTTTGGAGGCGAAGCCTCCAAAATTCTGGTTGCGTGTTTGGTTTTGTTTTTTATATCTGTGCCACTTGTAACTTTTTCTGCATCAATAAAAAATGTTGGTAAAAGTGGATTGGTGGGGTATTGGAATTTTAATGATGGTGTAGGGACTAAAACAGGCGATATTTCAGGCAATGGAAATACAGGAACCGTCTCGAACGCAACATGGACACAAGGACGTTTTGGTAAGGCTCTTTATTTCGGCGGTGTAAATAGTTCTGTGTCTGTTCCCAACAAACCAATTTTTGATATTACTAGTAGTATTACACTCTCTGCTTGGTATAAAAAAGATGTTGGCAGTGGTACAAACAAATGGCTGGTTCACAAAGCAACAGTGAACACCTCTTATTCGATGTTTATTGAAGGCGGGTTAAAGATGAGAATAGAACATCCTGCTATGCAAGATTGTGCGACAACAGAACCGTCTGAAGGTGTATGGCATCATGCGGTATCAACATACGACGGAACAAATATGAGAGTGTATGTCGATGGGGTTTTGAAACAAACTTGTGCGGCAACAGGAAGTATAAATATTTCTGGTGGTGGTATTGAAATCGGAAGTTTTTCTTCTACTGGATACCCATTTAAAGGGGTGATTGACGAAGTACGTATCTATAATCGCGCATTATCGGCCTCTGAAATTTCAGATTTATATAAAGCAGGGGGGGCTGTGTTAATTAAGTCCGCTGTTTCTGGGAAAAGTGGCTTGGTGGGATATTGGCCGATGAACGAAGGAACAGGAACTCAAATGGGGGATTCTTCTGGAAATAAAAATAACGGTTCTCTTGTAAATAGCTTCACATGGGCGACTGGTAAATTGGGAAATGCACTAAATTTTAATGGGACAAATAATTATGTAAGTGTTCCATCAATCGACTCAAGTGGAACAAATGTTGTCTCGGTTTCTTGGTGGATGTATAAAAGTTCGTTCCATAATAGTATTAGTATTGTCGCTGAAACTAGTCCAAATTTTAATGTTAGTACCACGGGGTGGGTTATTGGACCAGATGATAATACTGGATACTTTGCAGTTGGGTTAAGGGGAAATGTTGGCTATTCAATTCCATACTACAATCGCCCGTCGGCTGGGGTTTGGCATCATTATGTCGCGATTTTAGATAAAAGTAAGGCAACCAACGAAGTTAGTTTTTATATAGACGGAGTTTTACAAACGCCGGCAACATACGCAGTACACAACAACAATAATACGAATAATTTTGGTAATGACGCTTTTTATATGGGGATGCGTGGTGGAGTGCAATACCCGTTTGCTGGGAAGTTGGATGATTTTCGTATTTATAACCGTGCTTTAGCTGTCTCTGAAATTTTAGATTTATATAAATCTGGCGGTCAGAGTATTTTAAATGCGTCTAGAAATAATGTGCTTACTCGCGGGCTTGTAGGGTTGTGGTCTTTTGATGGTAAGGATATGAATTGGAGAACCAACAAGGCTCTTGATAGAAGCGGAAATGGAAATGATGGGACTTTAGTTGGTATGAGCACCACATCATCTCCTGTTATTGGAAAAATTGGGCAAGGGATGAAGTTCAATGGAAATGGTCAATATATTACAACAGCTCCAATAAGTCTTCCGAAATTTACAGTGGCGGCGTGGGTAAACCCAAGTGGGAATCAAACAGGTTATTCAGCCGTTGTTTCTGACCAATATCCTAGTTATGTAAATTACGTAATTGCATTTACCTCAGGTACAACTAATGTCTATGGAGGTATATATAATGCCGGATGGTATCAGACAGGAGCATCAACACTGCCAATAAATAAGTGGACTCACGTTTCTATTACTTTTGATAACAATATATTAACCCTATACATAAACGGCGCGAGCACCACATCTGTTTATGCTCCGATAACACCACAGTCAAGCGGTACGGGTATTAATATTGGCAAAAGGTGGGATCTTCCAGATTATTTTTCTGGCTTAATTGACGATGTTCGAATTTACAATCGTGCGCTGTCGGCAACAGAACTTAAACAGCTCTACAACATGGGCCGTTAG